TTCTTATCAAATTGTTACCCGGTGCTTAGGTAATTTTTAAAGGTGCGGCGTTAGATTTCTGGTCTGTGGTCTTGAGTTTGTATTAGAGAGTCCAATGACCGAAACGATACGCCCGCGAGTTAAATATGTTATCGGCCCTGACGGCAGTCCGTTGACAATTGCCGACCTGCCGCCAGCAAATACCCGTCGCTGGGTCATCCGCCGCAAGGCAGAGGTTGTGGCTGCCGTGCGCGGTGGCCTGTTGAGCCTTGAAGAAGCGTGTGAGCGCTATACGCTGACCGTTGAGGAATTCCTGTCATGGCAGGCCTCCATCAACGACCATGGCTTGCAGGGCCTCAGAACGACCCGTATCCAGCAATACCGTCATTAAAATCAGACGGGGCCTGGGATTGGGGCCGGGCCTGAAGACGAAGGCTCGAAGAGGTCGACCACACCTCGCCTCGCCAGATGCCGCCTTGCCAGATCCTGCCTTGAAGGAATTGCAAATATCTCAGATGCCTCAGGGTATTTGAGATATTTGCAAAGCCCTACGATCAGCCATTTTCAAGATCGCTTTGATTAATGCACCAGCGGAGCTACGGCGTATACGCTGAGCAAAGTGCCTCTGGGCCCGGACGCGTGACGC
The Allorhizobium ampelinum S4 genome window above contains:
- a CDS encoding DUF1153 domain-containing protein, translated to MTETIRPRVKYVIGPDGSPLTIADLPPANTRRWVIRRKAEVVAAVRGGLLSLEEACERYTLTVEEFLSWQASINDHGLQGLRTTRIQQYRH